Proteins co-encoded in one Nicotiana sylvestris chromosome 7, ASM39365v2, whole genome shotgun sequence genomic window:
- the LOC138872690 gene encoding uncharacterized protein, with the protein MSHYSQPITSAAESDDKSSLIQNLVAKIKKLTSRVQVFEGNKGVEGLNYEDLCVQPDVELPEGYKPPKFEMFDGIGDPRVHLRMYCDKLVGVGRDEKIRMKLFMRSLKGDSLSWYISQDAKKWTSWVNMVSDFMDRFRFNTENTPDVFYIQNLKKKPTETFREYASGWRSEAAKDPKYYERLMLIEGQKFSDIIKLGERIKKGTKNGMVTNLEALQATNKALQSGGSSKKKDVNSVMVAQRNNSPMKYQTYLSAPLTYQPTLNYQAPSPTYQIPPPAYQLPPPPTYQPTSPRYSQPAPVCQAYNSQLSHYPSPPTRQNFPRPRLNFDRKPPRQYTAIAEPIDQLYKKLKAAGYVTLIPAVTPENPSQWINPNKTCAYHSGMKGHTIDECRSLKEKIQNLIDNKIIIAKEPAPNVRNNPLHDHKGRSIHMIEIQDDWDPKWSISLIVEGDKPKKPAVTLNPIVVQIQPSKGDVVNVSVPLEFEAPSAKAPKPIEVEFGIPKAPTPVEVTVLPHKVPIPVSMTDMTPFKLKAIPWDYTAEARRKGKTHTGEAVAAQGMTRTGRVYTPEHLAESSKQASGRPIETGPDDLWIKIQAKEYSVVEQLNKMPAQISILALLQSSEANKNALMKILSEAYVPSNITGGEMANMVGKVLESHKITFHEDELPPEGLGHNKALHITTQCEDHFITRILVDGGSSLNICPLITLRTLGKGLHEVKDGAISIKAFDGSQRSTIGEISLCLQMGPTWFDVKFQVIDEVIIHGDGSNPIYSRQTIPIGGETYHHIERVNSVDKDKWWDNKIESILNWSGYEPGKGLGKNLQGITKPIKLKKHGTTFGLGYEYTWEEFNHWSPPWCRPYYSLEHPTPQLEQTFQPTDTLYGSEEDEALAAIKNLFLEDDMDCCVIFEEEGRKALPFKPITITYLDDEPTTVTCNKAMQQTDMDSKEDEIPEEVVREVENFENRPKSNLDETEVVNLGDTENVKETRISAHLSPSEKKEYTEFLKEYEDILACSQVANRSYMSAGRAEAQEVQARHKFED; encoded by the exons ATGTCGCACTACAGTCAGCCAATCACAAGTGCAGCCGAGTCAGATGACAAGAGTTCCCTCATTCAGAATTTGGTCGCTAAgatcaagaagttgactagccgggtTCAAGTTTTCGAAGGTAACAAAGGTGTCGAAGGATTGAATTACGAAGATCTCTgtgttcagccagatgttgagctcccggaggggtacaaaccccccaagttcgagatgttcgatggtataggtgatcccagggtccacTTGAGAATgtattgtgacaagttggtaggaGTCGGAAGGGACGAGAAAAtccgcatgaagttgttcatgaggagtttgaaaggtgATTCTTTATCATGGTATATTAGCCAGGATGCAAAAAAATGGACTAGTTGGGTGAACATGGTGTCTGACTTTATGgaccggtttaggttcaacactgaGAAcacaccagatgtgttctatatccagaatctcaagaagaagcccacagagacctTTCGCGAATATGCTTCtggttggaggtcagaagctgctaag GATCCGAAATACTACGAGAGGCTGATGCTAATAGAGGGCCAaaagttctccgacatcatcaagttgggagaaaggATTAAAAAAGGCACCAAAAATGGTATGGTCACTAACCTCGAGGCATTGCAagctaccaacaaggctttacagtctggtggctcgTCGAAGAAAAAGGATGTAAATTCCGTAATGGTTGCGCAAAGGAACAATTCCCCTATGAAGTACCAAACTTATCTCTcagctccactcacatatcaacctaccctaaactaccaagcaccatcacccacTTACCAAATTCCACCACCTGCTTACCAATTACCTCCACCACCTAcgtatcaacccacttcacccagatattctcaacccgcacCCGTATGCCAAGCATACAACTCCCAACTTTCTCACTACCCatcacctcctacacgccaaaactttcCCCGACCTAGACTAAATTTCGACCGtaaacctcccagacaatataccgcCATAGCCGAGCCAATTGACCAATTATATAAAAAACTCAAAGCAGCCGGTTACGTTACCCTTATTCCAGCAGTAACTCCCGAAAATCCTTCCCAATGGATCAACCCAAACAAGACTTGCGCATACCATTCCGGGATGAAGGGCCATACCATCGACGAGTGTCGCTCGTTGAAAGAAAAGATTCAGaacctgattgacaacaagatcattatagcaaaagagcctgctcctaatgtccgcaacaaccccctgCATGACCACAAGGGCAGGAGCATCCATATGATTGAGATTCAagacgattgggaccccaagtGGTCAATCAGTTTGATAGTTGAAGGAGACAAACCTAAGAAGCCAGCAGTTACTCTCAATCCCATTGTTGTTCAGATTCAGCCCTCTAAGGGCGATGTGGTAAATGTGTCTGTACCACTCGAGTTTGAAGCACCTTCCGCAAAGGCGCCAAAAccgattgaggttgagtttggaaTTCCAAAGGCGCCTACACCTGTCGAAGTTACTGTGTTACCTCACAAGGTGCCTATTCCGGTCTCCATGACAGACATGACCCCATTCAAGTTGaaagccataccttgggattacacagctgaggCTAGAAGGAAAGGGAAGACACATACCGGAGAAGCGGTCGCCGCACAGGGCATGACTAGAACAGGCAGGGTATACACCCCAGAACATTTAGCCGAGTCCAGCAAGCAAGCCTCTGGACGTCCTATCGAAACTGGGCCCGATGACCTTTGGAtaaagatacaggccaaagagTACTCAGTCGTCGAGCAACTGAACAAAATGCCAGCACAGATTTCTATTCTGGCTCTTTTGCAAAGCTCTGAGGCAAATAAAAACGCCTTAATGAAAAtattgagtgaagcttatgttcccagcaacataacaggaggcgaaatggcaaacatggtggggaaggtactggaaagccataagatcaccttccacgaggacgAATTACCACCAGAAGGGCTtggtcacaacaaagcattgcacatcactaCGCAATGCGAGGATCACTTTATCACCAGGATTTTAGTCGACGGgggatccagcctcaacatttgtccattgataaCTCTCAGGACATTGGGTAAGGGATTGCACGAGGTCAAAGACGGGGCTATCAGTATCAAAGCTTTTGATggatctcagaggtccaccattggagaAATTAGCCTATGCCTACAGATGGGACCCACCTGGTTTGATGTCAAGTTCCAAGTCATTGAC gaagtaatcattcatggcgacggtagcaaccctatatacagtcgccaaaccattccGATAGGAGGAGAAACGTACCACCACATCGAGCGGGTCAATTCTGTagacaaagacaagtggtgggataacaagatcgaaagCATCCTGAATTGGAGCGGGTATGAACCTGGaaaaggacttggcaagaacctgcaGGGTATTACCAAacctatcaagttgaagaagcacggtaccacttttggcctagggtatgagtacacttgggaggagttcaaccactggtcacCTCCATGGTGCAGACCATACTATTCGCTGGAGCACCCTACACCTCAGTTGGAGCAGACATTTCAGCCAACCGACACTTTGTACGGATCAGAGGAAGACGAGGCACTAGCAGCAATAAAGAACCTGTTTCTAGaagatgatatggattgttgtgttatcttcgaggaggaagggaggaaggcccttccattcaAGCC cattactattacatatcttgatgatgaaccaacgactgtaaCTTGCAATAAGGCAATGCAACAAACAGATATGGATTcaaaagaagatgagataccagaagaggttgtcagAGAGgtcgagaactttgagaataggcctaagtctaatctAGATGAGACCGAAGTCGTTAATTTGGGTGATACTGagaatgtcaaggaaacacgtaTCAGCGCACATttgtcgccatcagaaaagaaagagtacacagagttcctaaaagagtatgaggacatcctcgcctg ctcacaagttgccaacagatcctacatgtccgccggtagagcagaagctcaggaagttcaagccaGACATAAgtttgaagattaa